From the Tigriopus californicus strain San Diego chromosome 4, Tcal_SD_v2.1, whole genome shotgun sequence genome, the window TCAAGAAAAACACCCACTCGTCTGCGGCCTCGAAATCTtcgtctttttcttcctcctcctcttcttcttcttcttcttttgtctgctcctcctccttcttctcttaTTATTCTACTTCTTCTCCCTCATCATCTTTCCTCAACCCACGGGGCAACAACATCTTATCGGAATTGCTTCCAGAGCCTGTGACACCGTCCTCTAAACGTCATCACGCCAAACCATCGCGACGACAGCATATTCACTTGCGGTCTTGCCGATGGATTGCCATAATCGTTGTTCAATGGCTTCGATGGCTCTTTCATGTTATCTCTCCTCTTCCTCACCTCTCCACCCCTCGACAACCCTGGCAAGAGTTGGCCTCTTTGGTATTATGTGATGTAACCAATAATTGTTCAAGAGTCAAGAAGttgtgttggtggtggtggatggGGTGGTCATCCTCGCCGTCGCATTGCTTTGCTTTTTCCATGCCCTTTTCTGCTTCCACCCCCGCCACCGGATGGATATCCTTGGTAAGGCCCTGGCCTTCTCTGTGTAGAGGCTGCATGAGAACCACCCCAACTCAGAGAAAATCATTGTCCTCGTGTCTAAGCCATAGGCCAACAAGAATGGTGCCAAGGATCCGGCACCCGGCTCCATTGGCTCCAAGCTTCGGGGGGTGGACCTCCACCATGTTCTCCCTGGGTGTTCTGCTGTTAGTGCACCTCGTTGTGGTAGATAGTGCCAAAATAGGTAGTTTTCAGTGTGGCTACGGCGTGTCAGCCAGTCTTGCTTGCCTACCCAAGGATTACTCCAAGTTTGAGCTTCCCATGAAGACTGGTGTCAACGAGATCTCTGTCAGCATACATATTGACGAGGTTTTACGCATCAATGATAAGGACTACAGTATCACCTTTGCATGTTATTTCAATGTGAAGTGGCCTGACAAGCGGATTCGCCTGGACCAAGATTTTGGACAAGAGCAGGCCGGACCTGGTGTCAATGTCACGAACAATCCGAACATTTTAGTACCAATGAGCTTGGAGATGGTCAAGGATCTTTGGCTGCCCAACATTTTCATCTATAATATCAAGACCTACAAGGTCATTGACGTGCTCAATAAGTTGGCTGGGCTCTGGATTGGCACTGACAAGAGTGTCATGTATTCCCAGGCCACGCACATCACCTTCATTTGCCCAATGCGCTTTGACAAGTTCCCACTTGACACCCAGACCTGCAAGTTCCAGGTGGGCAGCTACTCCTATGACGACTCCAAAATGACATTCGAGACGGATGTAGCGGCCTACTCGGAGCCCAAGACCTCCAATAGCATAGCTTTGGATTATGCCATCACCATCAACAAGCTCAAGCGCTCCGATCAGGTCTTCCTTGGAGGGCCATTGGGTAATTTCTCGTTGGCGGGCTTTGAGATGGTACTTCATCGATATGTCTCCACCTACATCATCACCTACTACTTACCTAGTGGACTCTTTGTGATAGTGAGCTGGATCAGTTTCCTGATCCCGATGGATGTGATCCCGGGACGAATGGCCTTACTGGTTACCCTGTTCCTCGTGTTGGTGAACATCTTCAATACAGTCACCACCAACACACCCAAAGCGGAGGGATTGACTGCCATTGAAGCATGGATGTTGGCATGCATCCTCTTCGTGTTTGGAGCTCTAATTGAGTAAGTTGGACGATTCAATTTAATCCCAAAATCCTTTTACACCTTAGAATAAAACACAACTCACTGGCAGCTTACACCAGCCAGCTTTCAACCAACGATATCCAATTCGAGGCTAGATAATGGATCAGGGTTTGGCAATCGATTCTCCCTAACAGTGAAAAGAAAAGCAGCTAACTTCATTGACTACACTTAGAAAAAGGGCCCATGACCCAGTTGAGGAGGCAATTCCTAATTGCTGTTCTCATCTCATATTCAGAGTTTAATCCATCTGTGGATTAGacaaagctcttcaaactTTTGGCACCCCGTTGCAGTCCGCTTTCTAGATCTCTCATGTCTGCTTCATGTTGGCAATGCCGAAGAAGCCAGAACTCATTAAGACAACTCCTGAAGTATGCAGTTTACCAGAGAACACCCATCCATACCCAAGAAGCACAATATACAGTGGGGACCGCTCCATGGTCCACACGAGGACACTTGACTAGCTTCTTCATTCAATTCCCCATTCACCCGCGATGTCAAAGTAGTTTCAAAGAGGTTTGCAGGTGGAAGGCTCACCACCACTGCCATGAGcctttcaaataaaataaaccCTGTTGAGCCGCTTTGATTAGATTTCTCGAACGTTGGAGTAGAACATATGTCTTAAAACACACACTTCCCAAGAGGAACAACTCAGCCCAAGAATATGGACAAAAAGGGAAagccaaccaaaccaaaccatgAGCTGGGGAATCTGGGCAAAAAGTTTGCTCGCTCTTGTTCAAACATTTGTTGAGTATTTTTCTCCGTTTTATGGGCGAGCTTCGTTCTTAAAAAGAACATCACACGCCTCAAAACCAAAGAGTTGCCTAGTTAGGGATCGCGTTTGAGGTTCGAATTATTGTCGTGTGATGTTTCTAACATCTTCCCACTGCTGAAGAATTTCCAAAGGTTCCTGATTTCCGCGTTAATTTGATTACACCTAAAAAGTCAGTGCGAGTATAGATCCACTAATGACGTATGAATCGAGTTGCACAATATTTAGTCAGATTTCAACACGagcatttgatttgaattgtgCGTGTTTCTCATTGGCAATGCACGGAAAAAGAGACCTTCAGGGCTGGTggtgaaaatgcattttaaatCTACGTCCTCCTCGCAAAAGTGATCGAGTCTTGGCGTAGTTACACTTTggtttgacatttatttcttgTACACCATTCAGGGTCGTCAAACTTTCGACATTAAAAGTCATGTTCAATTTCGTGTTGACACACTCCATTCATATTTTCACAAATGGCTTTCAAAGGTTAGCAGGATTCGAACCTTCAGCCTTGGTAAAAGTTTTTcagttccatccatccactctcTTTTCGTCTGTCCTTGAGtttctttccaattcaatCCTTGGAAGGTCCAAACTTGACAAACTTTGAGGGGCCAAAACACCTTTTGTCTAGAAAACAATGAGAGTTAGTTTCCACAAGATAGATGACGCCCGGGAAAGGCCATCATTGTTCACTTCGAAAGCCAATTATGAGCGGAtgttttttcgtcttgaagtcGTTTTCCGGAGAGGCTTTTGTTCCCGAACGAAAACAGGCTCAAATCCCCCAAAACCTTGATGAAAAACCTTTAGCCAAGCTTTCTACCGATGCCAGGGTCATTCTAACAAGGCAAGAATATTGAAGGTTTTGAAACCATTCTGAACTTTGGTTGAGGTAgcctctctccttctctctctccttcagAGAAGTGGCCTTTCCATTCTCCTCAGTTGGGACTTGAGAAGTCATCGATCTGGGGATCGAGGTTAGATCAAGCTTTCGCCGCAGCTTCCTGCTCTAGTTTAGATATGCAAATGCACGTGTAGTGGGTGAAGTACACTATCCATATTTAATCCCCGCTTGGGCACCTGCCATGTGAGCTCATGAATTCTTCAAGCACATTGAAATTCATGAATCATGACTTGTTTACGAAGCCCTAAGAACTAGAGAGATGCCCATATTTGGCATCATTGGGAGAGCACTAGGGGTCATCGTTGGGGATTTCCAGCTGTTTCGTCTTGAACAGTCTCTTGGGGGCTCCGTGGTCTCTAGTTATTTGGCCAAGGCCCATCACCTCCTGCTTGTGTGGAAACAACTGCAAGCAAGGCCCGGCCTTTTTGAGGCCATTCCGTGGTAACTTCTGTTCGTGGGCCCGAaatgtttgttccaaaactgcTCCGGCTTCATCCAAAGATATGTCTTTCTCTATCTCATCCTTAGCCATTCCTCCAATATGCCACGCTTCAGTGGTACATAATGATTGTTTGATATTTCTGAGAACAAGCAAGCGAAggaaacatgaaaaagaaggATCTTCCATCGTAGATTGTTCGGCTCATGCGGAGATGGTGCCTTCATCCAAGTCAAATATGTTCCATGTTCTTGATCAATGATTGGAGAAGTGTCGTTAGTTTTCTTTGAAGCTTCGGGACATTTGCTCAAGATCTGCAGGGCCTGGTCGTCCTTGGAACGTTGGAACAAAGAAGGGCTCAATTTATGTTGATTGAGAGGACTACTCCAATCGAAtaacaagtccaaaaacatGGACCCCTTCACTCACAAGAGACTTTTCTTCTACTCTGCCCCCCTCTCTCCGCCTCACTCATGTTTTTCACCTCCACTCACTTCCGCAGAGCAAAATGCCAATAGTTTGATGTTCCATTAATGACCTCCAATTATAAGCTCATTTCCATATAAACAAGACAAATGGGACCCACGTAGGAGTCAGCTCGCTAAAACTAAGACGAAACCGTAAAACAAAGCAACCATCATAAATCTTGGCACTTTCTTtgttcccccccccccccccccccgtcAATTTGGAATACTTCCATGGTGACTTCTTGACTCGGAGGTGACTCACTCTACATCCCATTATATCGAGTTTGCACGCGAATCCAATTAACAAATTGAACGTAACATGAATTCCTGGTCTTTTGAGGTGAAAATTCTCTGTGGCTCAGTTATGTTCGTGGAGGTCGTTTGTGTTCATTCACGCGGATCAGGAACCAGAAAATTCATTAGGAATGGACCTACCTGGCTCGTGGAAGCCTTATGGAACAGCAGGAGGACCGGTATCTAGATTAAGTGACTTTCCAGGACATGGCCACTTCCATTACATGCCTAAGACACAATGATTTCAAAGTCCAAACGGAGTTATTTCTGATCACTGTATCGCACAAATGTTTCAGTAGCATTCTCAAGCTTGGACTTAGTGTATAGAGACGTTGGGTAATTAGTCAAAACAAGTTCATTCACAATCATTCAATGTTACATCTTTTCTATGTAGATTCAAATTGTTGTTTGACTAGAATCAtggaattgtttttgttgaagCTCAGTGCACATAAGAAAATCCGGCACCTCTTTTGTAATATTAGACACAGACTtccagaaatatggactgtgaccgagtttcccgccaaatcaaCCTGATTaaagtaaataaaaatataaaaaagattaaggtaataaaataagaaatgtatgTCTCATCAATTCaaagcaggtcatttttatactaTTTATTACATATAAAGTGCTTTGTTTCAAAGGTAAATTGTCAAATGCTTATGTAGCAgaccgaaaattcaaattttatgtagtgtttattgcataactttggacatatctcaGGAGTTCCATAAGCATAAcattgggctcaaacttggccaagttcatcgtattcaacaagatttgtCGTCTTATGTACGTagtgtttatttggaataaagtgatcGGTTTAGGAGGTAggaattttttgcttcagttcgcagtccacatctctagaaggcCGTAAATTGGCAACGGAAGATACGTATATTGGACTTCGTCAAACCTTTGCATCTGGCCTTGCGAAACCTCTTTGAAAGACGAATTTGACCTTTGATATTCTGACCAGAAATACATGTGTCGGAGGGGGGAGATTCTAAAAAAATGTCCCCTACTCAAGAGCCACTTGTCAACATTGCGGTTATTTTACGGGTTATTTTGTCGTGACATTTCCATCTCCAAAGGCGAGGAATCAGGATACGTTGGAAGTAGATCCTAATCAACGGCAACACGAAACTTGTCAAGAGCAGTCCTTGGATTTGACCTTTTCCATCTCAATCCGTTCATATGGAGAAAATTAGGAACACACCCAGTCATCAGTCTTGTTGCAGCAAGGTGGAATCAAGGCTTCATGTACCGGTGGTTTCTTCTGCGGAAATATTCGACGTCATTTCCCTGGAACAAGTCCAAGGTTATTGGTTATCCATAGTCTATAGCCTTGGATGATTTGAATATCACTTTGAAGTGGCACCTGACGGCCTGTCCGCGATAATGGGACTACCAACGTTGGCACATGAAACGACAGCCATGAATCTTTAACATTGTGTTGCCTCTGGCAGATCCGTTTTATTCATTGTAGGGAACAAGTTAATGTTGTCTCCtatgttggtgttgttgttgttgttgttgttgacgacGAAGGCTGACAAGCTAGCATGCTCTCATTTGTTTAAAATCCAAGTCAAGTGCCAGCGGATCGTGTTTGAATGATGAGTCTCCATTGACTTGGCACTGAATTTGGAGCCAAAAAGGTGCATCACATCCACTTCTAATGCACATATTTGAACACTTAGATCCTAACTGCAAGCGGAGAACTTGGCCAGGCCTTCACAAACGCTTCAGCTTTGACgacatgaaaaggaaaaaaaatgaggacgTCAAGTTCTGAACAACATTTGAACACGCCTTGTTATCCAGTTTAAAATAAGACTCTAAAGAGCCTGTGGGAAATACTGTACGGTACTTGCCACAAAATGTGTTCCATATAAAACTGCTCATGGGCTTTAATTTCGACTTCCAAGTTTTGAAAGCGTATTTTTTACTTAGAAAAGTTTAAATAATGCtgtcaatggaacaaattttgcaTGTAAAGTTGCAAAGCTaaagaatatttcttttttcaaaagccaagTGTGGAATCAAATTCCACCTATTTGCTTGTACGTTGTATTCACTGCATACCAAAAATCAATGGAAGACTTCTCTTTGAAGACACAT encodes:
- the LOC131879754 gene encoding uncharacterized protein LOC131879754 isoform X1, which encodes MVKAHPRPQRWLNPPDSHFLLDSHASKGTRGLSAESPHFYCQYYPMSPSSLSPLIGCSRAKASGPPSYPSMSNWKHWQRKKTLLQPSRSTSPSCYALALLHISTNEAYSHQHGEQLLLRRFVKRKRYEKMCPSLTYDAHKDTTSTDEQTSQEQLSASWRIVPTGIMTLYGHAHQYNDNNEDDEDDHHDDGCNGSSHAYDGQANPLESSSVRGEFRGPISNIEGLPLSLASSPTSSPSTSAPLSPVPSNFTASATPCYTSHLPLVRTSAFEITAPTPSATSMDGAAPSFSNLGIKKNTHSSAASKSSSFSSSSSSSSSSFVCSSSFFSYYSTSSPSSSFLNPRGNNILSELLPEPVTPSSKRHHAKPSRRQHIHLRSCRWIAIIVVQWLRWLFHVISPLPHLSTPRQPWQELASLVLCDVTNNCSRVKKLCWWWWMGWSSSPSHCFAFSMPFSASTPATGWISLVRPWPSLCRGCMRTTPTQRKSLSSCLSHRPTRMVPRIRHPAPLAPSFGGWTSTMFSLGVLLLVHLVVVDSAKIGSFQCGYGVSASLACLPKDYSKFELPMKTGVNEISVSIHIDEVLRINDKDYSITFACYFNVKWPDKRIRLDQDFGQEQAGPGVNVTNNPNILVPMSLEMVKDLWLPNIFIYNIKTYKVIDVLNKLAGLWIGTDKSVMYSQATHITFICPMRFDKFPLDTQTCKFQVGSYSYDDSKMTFETDVAAYSEPKTSNSIALDYAITINKLKRSDQVFLGGPLGNFSLAGFEMVLHRYVSTYIITYYLPSGLFVIVSWISFLIPMDVIPGRMALLVTLFLVLVNIFNTVTTNTPKAEGLTAIEAWMLACILFVFGALIEYAAILFKKQRYVSSQHRLNIKIVCKDNFKYEVQERAATSAVSLQQLAEEYWRIDKFFLISFPILFFIFNIIYWLAFIL